The following proteins are co-located in the Vespa velutina chromosome 20, iVesVel2.1, whole genome shotgun sequence genome:
- the LOC124956004 gene encoding syntaxin-5, which yields MPARRRYVGYESENDFVITNSNSERRNIDTKQQYYDETRNVGGLEEKHFKQRDIPPSPTITMTARDRTNEFINAIRTMQDRTVVRTTNQQNPRRAKQMQSYSNFMMVAKSIGKNIANTYTKLEKLALLAKKKSIFNDRQMEIEELTNIIKTDLKSLNHQIGKLQDIGKIQRESFSSSQGNHIASHSSSIVMALQSKLANMSNHFKSVLEVRSENMREEQTRRQQFSQGSVSTMLPPSVVSGRQGSLLLQEQESNSSVAIDLEPAMSQLSMQQVLQDDTDAYVQSRAETMQNIESTIVELGGIFQQLAHMVKEQEEMVERIDSNIEETELNVEAAHVEILRYFQSVTNNRWLMIKIFAVLIFFFIFFVVFLA from the exons ATGCCCGCACGTAGACGATACGTTGGTTACGAGTCAGAAAATGATTTTGTGATTACAAACTCAAACAGTGAACGGCGAAATATTGACACGAAACAACAATATTACGATGAAACTCGTAATGTCGGTGGTTTAGAGGAAAAACATTTTAAGCAACGTGATATACCACCATCACCAACAATAACTATGACGGCACGCGATAGAactaatgaatttattaatgcTATAAGAACAATGCAGGATAGAACAGTCGTTAGAACGACTAATCAGCAAAATCCAAGAAGGGCTAAACAAATGCAAAGTTATTCCAATTTTATGATGGTCGCTAAGAGTATCGGAAAGAACATTGCGAACACTTATACAAAATTGGAGAAACTTGCTCTAT TGGCcaaaaagaaatctatatTCAACGACAGACAAATGGAAATCGAAGAATTAACAAACATTATAAAGACGGATTTAAAAAGTTTGAATCATCAAATAGGCAAATTACAAGATATAGGAAAAATTCAACGAGAAAGTTTCTCCTCCTCTCAAGGGAATCATATTGCTTCTCATTCTTCATCTATAGTGATGGCCCTACAATCAAAACTTGCAAATATGTCCAATCATTTCAAAAGTGTTCTGGAAGTTCGTTCTGAG aatatgaGAGAGGAACAAACAAGAAGACAACAATTTTCGCAAGGATCTGTATCCACCATGTTACCTCCAAGCGTAGTTTCCGGGAGACAAGGTTCCTTGTTACTTCAAGAACAAGAATCTAACTCTTCGGTTGCAATAGACCTTGAACCAGCAATGAGTCAGTTGTCAATGCAACAAGTTTTACAAGACGATACG gatGCATATGTGCAGTCACGTGCAGAGACCATGCAAAATATAGAATCGACAATAGTCGAACTGGGTGGTATTTTCCAGCAACTGGCTCATATGGTTAAAGAACAAGAGGAGATGGTAGAAag aaTAGATAGCAATATAGAAGAGACTGAATTAAATGTGGAAGCTGCGCATGTTGAAATATTAAGATATTTCCAATCGGTGACAAATAATAGATGGTTGATGATTAAGATATTCGCTGtcctcatatttttctttatcttttttgtagTATTTTTGGCATaa
- the LOC124956020 gene encoding uncharacterized protein LOC124956020 isoform X1 — translation MYRRFNKQFEMFQVLSILSTFLILMIGGSPSDADLNGTDFKCTGRSYHNVTLTAYYPDYTSDDEIDYLDIRGKKLKTLQDYIDGRETYVSASMDLIGTGLKYGSNLCIPELNEHFGRRIPLQARDYDSNIKERKFTRVDICVRTDVDSYDKAVNRLVTLYV, via the exons ATGTATCGGCGATTTAATAAGCAGTTCGAAATGTTTCAAGTCTTGTCGATCCTCTCGACATTTCTTATCCTTATGATCGGTG GCTCACCGTCGGACGCTGATCTAAACGGGACCGATTTTAAATGTACTGGACGTTCATATCACAATGTCACTTTAACCGCATATTATCCGGACTATACGAGCGACGATGAAATCGATTATTTGGACATCAGAGGAAAGAAACTGAAAACTCTACAG GATTACATAGATGGACGTGAGACTTACGTTAGCGCCAGCATGGACTTGATAGGTACGGGTCTCAAGTATGGCTCTAATCTGTGCATACCCGAATTGAACGAGCACTTTGGAAGGCGCATTCCTTTGCAG gCACGTGACTATGATAGCaacattaaagaaagaaaattcacgaGAGTGGACATTTGCGTCAGGACTGATGTCGACAGCTATGATAAGGCTGTGAATCGTCTTGTCACACTATATGTATGA
- the LOC124956020 gene encoding uncharacterized protein LOC124956020 isoform X2, producing MYRRFNKQFEMFQVLSILSTFLILMIGSPSDADLNGTDFKCTGRSYHNVTLTAYYPDYTSDDEIDYLDIRGKKLKTLQDYIDGRETYVSASMDLIGTGLKYGSNLCIPELNEHFGRRIPLQARDYDSNIKERKFTRVDICVRTDVDSYDKAVNRLVTLYV from the exons ATGTATCGGCGATTTAATAAGCAGTTCGAAATGTTTCAAGTCTTGTCGATCCTCTCGACATTTCTTATCCTTATGATCG GCTCACCGTCGGACGCTGATCTAAACGGGACCGATTTTAAATGTACTGGACGTTCATATCACAATGTCACTTTAACCGCATATTATCCGGACTATACGAGCGACGATGAAATCGATTATTTGGACATCAGAGGAAAGAAACTGAAAACTCTACAG GATTACATAGATGGACGTGAGACTTACGTTAGCGCCAGCATGGACTTGATAGGTACGGGTCTCAAGTATGGCTCTAATCTGTGCATACCCGAATTGAACGAGCACTTTGGAAGGCGCATTCCTTTGCAG gCACGTGACTATGATAGCaacattaaagaaagaaaattcacgaGAGTGGACATTTGCGTCAGGACTGATGTCGACAGCTATGATAAGGCTGTGAATCGTCTTGTCACACTATATGTATGA